GGCCTATCAGCAGGCGCTCGCCTATGCCCGCGAGCGTCGCCAGGGACGTCGTCCGGACACGCCGGCGGGGCAATCCGCGCCGATCATCGCCTTTCCCGATGTCCGGCGGATGCTGATGACGATGAAGGCGCTCACGCAGGCCGCACGTGCCATCTGCTATCTCACGGCGAGCGCGCTCGATGGTGCCAGGCTGGCGCCGGACATGGTCGAACGCCAGCGTGCTCACGAGACTGCCTCGCTGCTGACCCCGATCGCAAAGGCCTTCTCGACCGATGTCGGCTTCGAAGTCGCGTCGCTTGGCGTCCAGGTTCATGGCGGGATGGGCTATATCGAAGAGACGGGGGCCGCCCAGCACCTTCGCGACGCTCGTATCGCCATGATCTATGAAGGGACGAACGGCATTCAGGCCATCGACCTCGTCACCCGCAAGATCGGCCAGTCTGATGGGGCGGCCGTTCATGCCCGGATTGCCGCGGTCCGTCGCACCGTCACACGGCTCCTTGCCGCCAATCGCCCGGAGTTCGGCGGGACGGCGGCGCGTTTGCGTGGTGCGGCCGAAAGTCTGGATCGTGCAACGAGCTATCTGCTTGCTGCGTTGCAGAGCGGGCGGACTGACGACGCGCTCGCAGGCGCGACTCCGTATCTCAGGCTGTTCGCCATCGTGCAGGGGTTGGCGTCGCTCGCGGATATCGCGCTCGCCGACGCCGATGATGCGCCGGAGCGCGCCGCCCATGCGGCCCTCGCGCGCTTCTTCGCGGACCATGTCACGATCGGAGCGGATGCCCTAGCGGCCGATGTCATGGGGGGTGCCGGCGTGCTCGGGGAGAGCGAGACGGTCTTGTTCCCCTAGAATAACCTCGCTTCTTACCTTCCCCGCGAGAGACGGAGTGGCGGCATGAGTCAGGCCGCCAGGAGCAGCCGCGAGAAGCGGATAGAGCCCGCTCCGTTTCCCCGAGCTCTCGACGTGGGACACACCTCCCCTCCTTGCGATGAGGGACGGGGGTAGCGCCAGGCCCGCAGATACTTGTCACATATCGAATATAGAGAGATGTGATAGACGATCAGATAAAGCCGGGCTTGCGCTGATGGAGCGAGGCGCCGGAGGTGTTCCGTGTCCTCACGCCGGCCGACGCGAGCCAGGGAGAGACCATGCTCATAGCCTACAGAGCGCCGCAGGATTTTGCCCGTGATGTCGAGATGCGGCTGGAGCGCAGTGTCGTGCCGGCCGATGGTATTGTCCCTGAGGGTACGCTCTGGCTGGACCTGGTCAGTCCGACTTCGGTCGAGGATAAACTCGTGGAGCAGCATCTCGGCATCGAGATTCCGACCCGCGAGGATATGGAGGACATTGAGCCTTCAGAGCTGCTCTATGTCGAACACGGCGCGCGCTACATGACGGCGCGTCTCCTGTTCAATGTCGCGAACGAACCCCAGATGGCCGGCGTCACCTTCATCGTAAAGGACAACGCGCTCGTGACAGTGCGCTATGATGAGCCGAAGGCGTTCGCCATGTTCGCCAATCGCGCGTCACGGCCGGGCGGATGCGGGCCGACGGCCGACGCCATCGTCGTCGGCTTGCTGGAAACAGTCATCGATCGGGCCGCCGAGGTTCTGCAAGCGACGGCCGACCGCATCGATCGCGTCTCGCAGGACATTTTCGAGAAAGCGCCGGGCACGGTGCGCAAGAGGGGTGACTATTACGACACCCTGCAGGCTCTCGGTCGCTATGGCACGCTGATCTCGATGAGCCGGGAAAGCCTGGTGTCGATCGAGCGTGTGCTCCTGTTCCTCTCCGCAAGCTATCGGACGACGAAGGCGCCGAAGGAGCTCAGGGAGCAGGTGCGCACGACGCTTCGCGATCTCCAGTCGCTGGAGGAACACGCGACTTTCCAGTCTAACAAGATCCAGTTCCTGCTCGATGCGTCGCTCGGCCTCGTCAACCTCGAGCAGAACAACATCATCAAGCTGTTCTCGGTGGTGGCCGTCATCTTCATGCCGCCGACCCTCGTGGCGTCCATCTACGGCATGAATTTCCAGATCATGCCTGAGCTGCATTGGGAGTTCGGCTATCCCCTCGCTATCGGCGTCATGATCGCAGCGGCAGTGGCGCCCTATCTCTTCTTTCGCTGGAAGCGCTGGCTGTAGCGGCCGATCGGCGTGGCGGATGAGGAACGCAAGCCGGCTCGTCTCAACGCGCTTGATGCCGCCGCAAGCGGAATCGCTTGAATCGATGTCTGCGCGGCCCAATGCAAATGGTTGATTTTTATGGTTAATGAAAGGTTTTCACGGGATTGTCTCGCCGGCGCAGGCCGCGGACGGGCTTTGATAGTGATACGAGATGCTGGCGCCAATTATGCTGGCAGGCGAGGAGGATAGGCAGCGGGCTTGAATCAATCCGCGCCACTTCGCGTGTTTTCCCGCCGTTCCACGCGGTGCCCGTGACTCACTTTCTCAGCAGACCAGGTTAACGGCCTATCGCACTTTGCAGATTTTCGTCGAGCGACAGAGCTCCGGTCCCGCGCGTTCTCCGCTCGCGACTTTCTCCGTGCAGAGCCGCCGCGGGGGTGAATCGGGCGAGGGTTTGATCATGGAGCAGACGGTGACCACCTCCCGCACGGGCCGCTTCATTGCCTGGCAGATTTTCTCTAGCTGGCAGGTGATGTTTCCTGACGCGCCCGGCGCGCCTTTCCGGTTGCCGCCTTGGGTGGTTGCCGATTTTGACGGTTCACTCGCCTTTCCGCGTCGGGAGGTGTCAGGCTTCAGGGAAGTCTCGGTCTGAAAGGTCGGCGACGTTACAGCTGCGGCCTTGCGCCGGCCTTCCGGCGCCGACAAAGCCGGGACAACTGCGGCCATCAGGAAAACCGCCGCTAGAACCGAGGGTAAAATACGCATGACACGCAACACCATGAATAGGGGTGGCTAGGTTGCAAGCCACGCTGGGGAGAGGGCCCATCCTATCAATGGAGGTGATTGCGTCGCGGACACGGCTGCGTGATGTCACGCAGCCAGTGCCGCTAACGATCTCAGATTTAAACGATAACACCTGGATTGAGGATGCCGGCCGGGTCGAGCGCGGCCTTCAATGTTCGCATGAGTTCCATGGCAACAGGATCCTTCACGGCAGGCAGCGCCGCACGCTTGAGGCGCCCGATGCCATGCTCTGCGGAGATCGAGCCGCCATGGCGGATGACGATGGCGTGAACGACTTCGTTGAGATCGTGCCAGCGATCGAGGAACGCTTGCTTGTCCCAATCGACAGGCTGGCTGAAATTGAAATGGATATTGCCGTCGCCGATATGGCCGAAAGGAACCGGGCGGATGCCGGGAATCAACTTTTCGGCGGCGGCGCTGGCCTCCTCGATCAGCACGGGAATTTCAGCGATCGGTACCGAGACGTCGTGCTTGATCGAGCCGCCTTCGCGGCCCTGTATCTCTGAGAGAGATTCGCGTAAGCCCCAGAAGGCGAGACGCTGGTCCAGCGAGCTCGCAAGCACGGCGTCCAGGACGAGACCATCCTCAATAGCGCCACCAAGCGAATGTTCGAGCTTGGCGTCAAGGTCGCCCTCGATCTGGGATGACAGCTCCAGCAGCACATACCAGGGGTGCGGCTCGGCGAACGGATCACGCGCCCCGGGGGCGTGCCGCACCACGAGTTCGATGCCGATGCGCGGCATGATCTCGAAAGTCGTCAGGCTGGAACCGATCTCGGATTTCACCCGTGCGAGCAGCTGCACGGCGGCCTCGGGGGAGGGGATCGCACAGAACACGGTGATGCGCTGACGTGGCCGTGGGAACAGCTTGAGCACAGCGCCGGTGACGATGCCGAGGCTGCCTTCCGACCCGATGAAGAGGTTCTTCAAGTCGTAACCGGTGTTGTCCTTGCGCAACTTGCCGAGGGTATTGAGGATGCGCCCATCGGCCAGCACCACCTCGAGCCCCAGCACGAGGTCACGCGTATTGCCATAGGCGAGCACCGCCGTGCCCCCCGCGTTGGACGCAATGTTGCCGCCGATGGTGCAGGAGCCTTCCGAGGCAAGCGACAGGGGAAAGAGCCTGTCCGCCGCTTCAGCCGCTTCTTGCACCCTGAGCAACGTGACCCCGCCGTCCACCGTGATCGTATCGGTGAGGGCATCCACCTCGCGGATGCGATCGAGCCGCTGCAATGACAGCACGATTGCTGGACGCTTCGCGTCCGGCGTCTGGCCACCGACGAGGCCGGTGTTGCCGCCTTGTGGCACGACCGCGAGGCCGAGATCATTGGCGAGCCGCATGACGGCGGCGACTTCAGTCGTCGAGGCCGGTTTGACGACCGCGCGCGCCGTGCCGTGGAAGAGTCCCCGGGGTTCGTGGAGGAACGGGGCCATGTCCTCAGGCGCTGTCAGCACATAGGATGCGCCGACAACCGCCGTCAAAGCCTCGATCACACTCGCGTTGTCCATCCGCTACAGCCTCTGTTCAGCGTTTCAGCACTCCGACGATTTCCATATGCGAAGAATATCGAAACTGGTCCAGCGGTATCACACGTTGAAGGGAGAAACCTGCGGCGATCAGGGTGGACATATCCCGCGCGAAGGTCTGCGTATCGCAGGAGACGGCGATCACATGCTTCACCTTGCTGGCCGCGATTTCCCGAACCTGCGCTTCCGCACCGGCGCGGGGCGGGTCGAAGACCACTGCGTCGAAGCGGTTGAGCTCCAGCGGCAGCAGCGGGCGGCGGAAAAGGTCCCGGGCCTCCGTGGTGACGGGGCGCAGACCCTGGGCGCCACGAACCGCCTTGTCGAGCGCTTGGAGCGCGGGCGCAAACGATTCGACCGCATGGACGGTGCTGCGCTCGGCCAAGCGTAGCGCGAAGGGACCGCACCCTGCAAAGAGGTCGGCGACGCGCTTCCGGCCCTGGCAGGCTTCGCTGACGAGCCGCCCCAGTGTCTCCTCGCCCTTCGCGGTCGCTTGGAGAAAGCTGCCGGGTGGCGGCACCACGAGCGCGCGCCCCATCGCGACGCCGGGCGGCCGGCGTTCGACGATAAGCTCTCCATGCAACGCCAACCGGGCGAGATCGAGGTGCCCCGCGAGCGTGGCGAGCGCTAAGCGCTCTTTATCGCGCGCCGGCCCGAGCCCGCGCATGTCAACATCGAGTCCGCCGCTTGTTGCCGTGAGCTGGATATCGAGAGGTTTCCGGACGCCGACCGCTGCCGCGAGCGCTCTGGCGACAGCCGGGGCGCGCGCGAGGCCCGGCATGAGCACGGGACAATGGTCGATCGCGACAAGCGTATGGCTGCGTGCTGCCATGAACCCCACGGCCGCCTTGCCATCCACGAGCCGCGCATGGAATGTGACGCGCCGCCGGCCCTCTCCATGGGCGTCGATGAGGTCCTCGACCGGTGTCTCTATCCCGGCCCGTGCCAGCGCCGCGAGCAGAAGCTCTCGCTTCCATTGGCGGTAGAGTGTCTCGTCCATATGCTGGGTCGCGCAGCCGCCACAATGGGTGAAATAGGTGCATTCGGGCATGCGCCGCGCGGGCGAAGTCTCGTTCACCGCGGCCACTTCGGCGCGATCGCCGTCAATCGTGACGGACACGGATTCGCCCGGCAGCGCAAAAGGGACATGCACCGGGGCGTTCTCATGCAGGGCGACGCCGTCGCCGCGCCGCCCCAGGCGAACGATGGTGAGGCTCGTCGTCATGGCTATCTCCGGCGCGCGCCGATAAGGAATTCACGGTTGCCATCGCCGCCGGCGATCGGCGAGGGGATCAGCCCCAATACATCGAAGCCGAGCCCGCTGACAAAATCCGCGATGTCGTCACAGACGCGCGCATGGATGGCGGGATCACGCACAATGCCCTTCGCCACATGGGCGCGGCCGGCCTCGAACTGCGGTTTGACCAACGCGACGAGCGCTGCGTCATCGGCGAGAAGGGGCAGGACGGGCGGCAGCACGAGCCGGAGCGAGATGAAGCTGACGTCGGCGACAATGAAGCCGATGGAATCAGGAATCTCCGCAGGTGTGAGGCCGCGCGCATCGGTTCCTTCCAGGGAGACGACACGCGGATCTGCCGCCACGCTCGCATGTAGCTGGCCGTGACCCACGTCGACGGCATAGACCTTCAAGGCGTCCCTGCCGAGAAGGACTTCCGTGAAACCACCCGTCGAAGCGCCGATGTCGAGGCAGATCTTCCCGGTCGGCGAAAGGGCGAAGGCTTCCAGTCCCGCCTCGAGCTTCACGCCGCCCCGCGATACATAGGGATGCGGCGCGCTCGCGGTGATCGCTGCATCCGGCGCGAGGCTGTCTGAGGACTTCCGCACGGTGACGCCATCGGCGGTGACCAGGCCCGCGGCGATGGCGGCTTGGGCTCTCGCCCGCGTCTCGAAGAAGCCTCGTTCCACCAAGAGCTTGTCGGCTCTTGTCTTCTCACCGCCCATGATTGTCGCCTGTCATGATCGCTCAGGCGCGTCCTGGCGCCATGCCCGCCGTCTCGCTGGTTGGGAAGGCTCGCATCATCCACAGGAGCAGTGCAAGGCCAGGCAGGGCGGCCGCGGTCGAGATCAGGAAATAAGTCGTCCAGTCCACCTGATCGGCGAGCCAACCGCCGCCTGAGGCGAAGATGGTGCGCGTGAAGGCCATGAAGGAACTGACAAGCGCATATTGTGTCGCCGTATAGGCAACATTGCAGAGTGAGGAGAGATAGGCAACGAAGGCCGCCGTTCCCATGCCGCCGGCCAGGTTCTCGACGCTCATCGTCACGATGAAGACCGAGAGATTGGCGCCGACCATGGCCTGGACGACGAAAACGAGGTTGCTGGCCGCCTGCAGGATGCCGCAGATCAGAAGCGCGCGCATGATCCCGAGCCGCGCGACGACGACGCCCCCGATGAGGCCGCCGGCAATCGTCATGATGACGCCATAGGACTTCGAGACGAGCCCGATCTCCGCCTTGGTGAAGCCCACCGCGAGATAAAACGGGTTGGCCATCACGCCGATCAGCGCGTCGCCGTATTTGTAGAGCGCGATGAAGAGGAGGATCGCGAGCCAATGCGGCCGCTGCGCGAAATCGGCGAGCGGTGCGACGACGGCGCTGCGAATCCACCCCAGCGGATCGGCCGATAGGGAGGTTTCCTCGACGTCCGGGCGCGCCGGCTCCCGGCTTAAGAGGACGGTGATCACGCCGATCCCCATCAAGGCCGCCATCGCCGCATAGGCGGTGAACCAGCCGAAGAGCTCCGCCAGCACCAGCGCACCGCCGCCGGAGACGATCATGCCGAGGCGGTAGCCGAGCACGATATTGCCGGCGCCGGCGCCAAGTTCCTTCTCCTTCAGGCTCTCGACCCGGTAGGCGTCGATGACGATGTCCTGCGTCGCGGAGGCAAAGGCCAGCGCCACGGCCCAGCCGGCGGTTGCGAGGAGATTGTGCGCGGGATCGCTGGAGCCAAGCCCGATCATGCACAGCGCCGTCAGCGCCTGCGCGACAATCATCCAGGCGCGGCGCTGGCCGAGCAGGCCGGTGAGCACAGGAATCGGCAGACGGTCCACCAGTGGCGACCACAGCCATTTGAAGCCGTAGGCCGTCGAGGCCCAGGAGAACAAGCCGATCATGGTCATCGACACGCCGGCCTCTGCCAACCAGGCGGACAGCGTGCCGTAGACGAGCGAGAGCGGCAGGCCCGACGAGAAGCCGAGGAATAGTATCGCGATGATGCGCGGGTCCGTATAGACCGCGAGGGAGCGGAGCCACGCGTTCATGGTGTCTCGTTCATGATGGGCCATCGGGCCGTTGCGGTGCGGTTCAGAACCATTCGTTCGATCGCGCCACTATCCGCGAATATGCTTATCAGTCCGTAAGCGCGGAGCGCACATCCGTCTGTGCGAAATCATTGCCATTGTAAAGCAAGAGGGCATTGAGGGATATGGCGAGGGCGTATGACGCGCAGTCTGCCAGATTGAGCTTCGCGGGGCTGCCGGAGCCACGGCCGAAACGCGCGTAAGCCTGACTGGTTATGTCGGCCTAGCGTTCGTCGAATGCATGCTGCCTCAGTTCCGCTATGGAGAGCAAGTTCTCAAATGGATCGAGGTATCGGCGGTCAGCGCGACGCAAAAGCACCGTCCGCGTCTCATAGATCGTGACCGAGGGCGCAATCTTTTGCGATGCAGTGTGAAGTAACCCCGCGATCTGTTCCGCGTCGGGCTCGCCCAGCAGTATCGAGAGAAAGGCCGAACTATCGACGACGATCAGCATCGTTGTCTTCGTCGAGTTCGCCCCAGAGCTCGTCAAAATCGCGCTTGGTGATTTTCGGAATTGGGCCAAGCTTCCGCACGCGCTCCTGAATCTCCCGGATCGCCTGCATCTTGCGCTCGATCTCGGCCTTGCGTGCGGAACGTGCCTCCTCCTGCAGCAACAGAAGGCCTTTGCGCACCGCTTCCGTGATCGTATCGCCCGTCAGAGCCGCTACCTCGCGGGCCAGCCGCTCGGTTTCAGCAGATTTGATATTGAGGGCCATGGTTTTCTTCCTCGCGCCGGAGAGGAAGAATGGGGATCGAGGCAAGATATTTGCAAGCTAGGATGATGCGAACGCCATGAGGTTGATCGCCATCACCGCATTCTCACGCGCTGCGCGCCACCTCGGCCTGCCCAAGCGCGGCGAAGACCTGGGCGACGATGCCTGCGGCATCAAGGCCGGCATCCGCATACATCGCTTCCGGCTTGCCGTGGTCGATATAGATGTCCGGCAGCGTGAGGGTGCGTACCTTCAAGCCGCGGTCGAGCGCGCCTTCGCTGGCAAGGCTCTGCAGCACGAAGGCACCAAAGCCGCCGACCGACCCTTCCTCGATGGTAACGAGGCATTCATGTGAGCGTGCGAGCCGGCGTATCAGCTCCAGATCGAGCGGCTTTGCGAAACGCGCGTCGGCGACGGTGGTGGAGATGCCGCGCGCCTCGAGAATCTCGGCTGCCTTCAGGGAATCGGCGAGCCGCGTGCCCAGCGACAACAGCGCGACGCGCGTGCCCTCGCGCAGAACGCGCCCCTTGCCGATCGGTAGCGGGACGCCTCTGTCCGGCATATCGACGCCCACGCCGTCACCGCGCGGATAGCGGAAGGCGATCGGTCCTTCGTCATAGGCAGCGGCGGTTGCGACCATATGCACGAGTTCCGCCTCATCGGCAGCTGCCATCACCACCATGTCAGGCAGGCAGCCGAGGAAGGCGATGTCGAAGGAGCCGGCGTGGGTCGCGCCATCGGCCCCCACGAGCCCGGCGCGGTCGATAGCGAAGCGCACCGGCAGCTTCTGGATGGAGACGTCGTGGACCACCTGGTCATAGGCGCGCTGCAGGAAGGTCGAATAAATGGCGCAGAACGGCTTGTAGCCTTCCGTAGCAAGGCCCGCCGCGAAGGTCACGGCATGCTGCTCCGCGATGCCAACGTCGAAGGTCCGCGTCGGGAAGACCTGTCCGAACAGGTCGAGCCCGGTGCCTGACGGCATTGCGGCGGTAACGGCGACGATCTTCTCATCCGCGCGGGCCGCAGCAACCAGGCTCTCCGCGAAGACTTTGGTATAGGCGGGCGCGTTGCTCTTGGGCTTCGCCTGGACACCGGTGACGACGTCGAAGGTTCCGACCCCATGGTACTTGTCAGCCGAGGCCTCAGCTGGCGCGTAGCCCTTGCCCTTTTGGGTGACCACATGGACGAGAATTGGCCCGGAGGTCGCGTCGCGGGCGTTGCGCAGCACCGGCAGGAGATGGTCGAGGTTATGGCCGTCGATCGGGCCGACATAGTAAAAGCCGAGTTCTTCGAAAAGCGTGCCGCCGGTCCAGAATCCGCGTGCGAATTCCTCGGCGCGTTGCGCCTTCTCGTAGAGGAACTTCGGGAGGTGGCGGGCAAGTTGCTTGCCCACTTCACGGATGGAACGGTAAGTGCCGCCGGAGACGAGGCGCGCGAGATAGGCCGACATGGCACCGGCCGGCGGCGCGATCGACATGTCATTGTCGTTGAGGATGACGATGAGCCGCGCGTTCATAGCGCCGGCGTTGTTCATCGCTTCATAGGCCATCCCCGCTGACATGGCCCCGTCGCCTATGACGGCCACAACGTTCCGCGGCTTGCCCCCTGCCTCATTGCCGGCGGCATGGTCGAGCGTCTGGGCAACGGCCATGCCGAGACCGGCGGAAATCGAGGTCGAGGAATGGGCGGCCCCGAAGGGGTCGTATTCGCTCTCCGAGCGGCGCGTGAAGCCGGAAAGACCGCCTGGCTTGCGCAAAGTGCGGATCCGGTCGCGCCGGCCGGTCAGAATCTTGTGCGGATAGGCCTGATGGCCGACGTCCCAGATGATGCGGTCGCGCGGCGTGTCGAATACGTGATGGAGCGCGACGGTCAGTTCGACGACGCCTAATCCCGCACCGAGATGGCCGCCGGTGATCGAGACGGCGCTGATGGTTTCCTGCCGCAGCTCATCGGCGAGCTGGCGCAGCGCCGCGTCGGGCAGGCGCCTGAGGTCCTCGGGCAGGTCGATCGTGTCCAGAAGTGGGGTAGCTGCCGGCACGGCGATGGTCCTCACGCAAAAAAGAGATCGACCCGCCCGGCTGGAATGGAGGGCGATCCGGTCGGGCGGCTTTTTATGTCTCGATGTCGAGCGGCTCTGTCCCGACCGCCCGACCATCGGACGACAGGGTTATTTTCTCGATGCGCTGCTCGGCGCGCCTCAGCAAAGCCTCGCAGTGAGCCTTCAGAGCCTCGCCGCGCTCATAGATGGCGAGCGATTCCTCAAGTGCCACATCGCCGCGTTCGAGACGCGCGACGATCTGCTCTAACTCAGCCAGCGCCCGCTCGAAGGGGAGAGCGGCCAGGTCGGGCTGGTTCGCAGCGCGAGGAGATGGGTCCTTAGAAACTTCTTTGGTCATGGTGCGCGTTATCGCCCGTTTACCCCCCAAGTTGCAAGCTTGGAGCCCTTCCACCTTGTCGCCGTTCCACGCGGCATTATTGCGGCGGCGTGGGCGGCTCTGTCCTTGGCACGGGGATGTGAGGCCTGGTCCTCAGGAGAAGCTTTTGATAGGCAAGGCCGATGCCGACCAGAACAAGCCCCAGTCCGATGAAGGACAATGCCCGGAGCGCGCCTTCGAGGTTCGCCATGTCGACAAGGAACACCTTCAGCACGGCAGCAAGGATATAGGCCCCGGACAGGAGCCGGGCGAGACGAAGCCGCCACAAAAGCCCGATAGCGAGCAACAGTACGCCCATCGCGAGAAGCGCCAGCGAATAGACCCAGAGCTCCGTTTCGCTGGTCACCCGCCAAATACTGAGCACGGGGCCCTGGAACAACCGGCGGATTTCCAGCAGCATATAAAGCAGATGCAGAAAGAGGCCGAGCCCTGCCGCGGTATATACGTACCACATTGGTCGGCTCGGCCGCGCATACCAGGCCACTGCAAAGGCGGCGATCGCCGGGATGAGATAACCGAGAAGAAGCCCGTTGAAGATCGCGCCACCCGGAACGGCATCGCCCGAAAAGGCTGGGTTGTCGATGAAAGCCAGGGAACCGAAGGATATGGCCAGCGAGAAGGCGCCGAAAGCCAGCGAAGCGATGCGATAGACCGGATCTCTCCGGCGCGTATCGAAGCGCACCATCACGAGTGAAAACAGGAGGCTCGAAGTCACCATCAGCCCCGCCTCGATCAGGCTGGAGGATTCCCGCAGGATGTCACCGCCACTGAGCGCATGGCGGATCTGGAAGAAAACGAGTAGCGCCGCGAAGACGATCGAGAGGCTTTCGCAGAGCTGCGTGATGGCGTCCCGGCGATGCCTCGCTAGGATAACCGCCGCGAGGCCAAAGCTGACCGCCGGCACACCATAGCCCCAGAGCAGCCAGTTCAGGATCGGCGTGGTGCCGAGATCGCTGCCTGCGATGGCAGGGTCCCAGATGACGCGGCCGAGGACAAGGGCGCCGATCGCGCCGACGACGTAGCGCAGGGCTGGGATCCGGCAGAGCCAGCCAACCCAGGCCGTGCCCAGCGCCGCGAGCGCGAAGCTGACTGTCAGCATGCCCTTGTCGAGCGCGAAAGTGAGGCCGAGCGCAAGCGCCGCGACGGCGGCGGAAGCGAAAGCGCCTGTGCCGAGCGCCAGGACCGGCGCTTCCCCCTCCCGCGTGCGCGTCAGGCGCGCGGCATATGTGGCGGCAAGACCAAGGGCTGCCGCGACGAGCGCGAAAGGAATGCTCTTGTCGAAACCGGCGACACGCCAATAGGCGACGACGAGAAGGGCGAGCGGCCCGACAGTCGCAGCGCCCGCATAGCAGGCGATTGTCAAGAAAGGCAGGCGTGCTCCACGAAGGATACGCCAGAGGCTCGCCAGCGCCACGGCCGCGCCACTGCCGACGGCGAAGGTGAGATAAAGGCTCAAGGTCTCTGGCATGGGCACGCTGCCCGCGCCGCCCGGCAGCACGTTCTGCGGTTCGGCGAGGGCTTCCCTGGCAACAGGCCAGAAGAAGAGCCCGGCGCCGGCGATGGCCGCGGCGAGCGCGGCGGCGCCGGCGGCCGGCGCGATCCGGACCGCGGTCGCCATGTAAAGGGCGACCATGATCCCACCGAAGAGCGCGCGGGTGCCGCTGTCGAGCGACACCGTCATCGCAAGCCCCGACAAACCCGCGAAGACGATCAGCACCCCGAGGCCAAGCTTATCTGGGTAGGCGCTCTCGTCTTCCACCCCGCGGTTCGGATCCGCGACGAGAAGCAAGACGGCAAGCAAGGCTTGGAGGATGATATGCGTCAGGAGGGCCGGCGCGTGCCCGGCCGAGAAGACGAGCACGAGGAAGGCGCCCCAGAGCGCAGCGCCTAGCGTGGCCGAGACCGCGAGCCACTTCCACAGGCGCAGACGCGCAAGAGCGTACGAGGCGGCAACCGGGAAGAGGAGGTAAATCACCAGCGCCCACGGCTTGGGCT
This portion of the Chelatococcus sp. YT9 genome encodes:
- the dxs gene encoding 1-deoxy-D-xylulose-5-phosphate synthase; translated protein: MAVPAATPLLDTIDLPEDLRRLPDAALRQLADELRQETISAVSITGGHLGAGLGVVELTVALHHVFDTPRDRIIWDVGHQAYPHKILTGRRDRIRTLRKPGGLSGFTRRSESEYDPFGAAHSSTSISAGLGMAVAQTLDHAAGNEAGGKPRNVVAVIGDGAMSAGMAYEAMNNAGAMNARLIVILNDNDMSIAPPAGAMSAYLARLVSGGTYRSIREVGKQLARHLPKFLYEKAQRAEEFARGFWTGGTLFEELGFYYVGPIDGHNLDHLLPVLRNARDATSGPILVHVVTQKGKGYAPAEASADKYHGVGTFDVVTGVQAKPKSNAPAYTKVFAESLVAAARADEKIVAVTAAMPSGTGLDLFGQVFPTRTFDVGIAEQHAVTFAAGLATEGYKPFCAIYSTFLQRAYDQVVHDVSIQKLPVRFAIDRAGLVGADGATHAGSFDIAFLGCLPDMVVMAAADEAELVHMVATAAAYDEGPIAFRYPRGDGVGVDMPDRGVPLPIGKGRVLREGTRVALLSLGTRLADSLKAAEILEARGISTTVADARFAKPLDLELIRRLARSHECLVTIEEGSVGGFGAFVLQSLASEGALDRGLKVRTLTLPDIYIDHGKPEAMYADAGLDAAGIVAQVFAALGQAEVARSA
- a CDS encoding exodeoxyribonuclease VII small subunit, whose translation is MTKEVSKDPSPRAANQPDLAALPFERALAELEQIVARLERGDVALEESLAIYERGEALKAHCEALLRRAEQRIEKITLSSDGRAVGTEPLDIET
- a CDS encoding DUF2339 domain-containing protein yields the protein MEWVLLALLILALPIMTIASFIMALNLKQRTRLLEEKVQGLEQALALGEGPAQAPLSPGSTPEEPERPADEIAQAPDEVADAVPPEPALEPEGPEWPQAARADAADTAGSVPAPPQPGLEERLGSRWAVWVGGIALALGGFLLVRFSVEQGYFGPGVRVTGAALLALALIAVGEWFRRRERAEGFAGIPSAHVPSVLTAAGTASAFATVYASYALYDFISPATAFVLLGLVSLATLTASVLHGPALAALGLLAALVSPLLVSTDEPKPWALVIYLLFPVAASYALARLRLWKWLAVSATLGAALWGAFLVLVFSAGHAPALLTHIILQALLAVLLLVADPNRGVEDESAYPDKLGLGVLIVFAGLSGLAMTVSLDSGTRALFGGIMVALYMATAVRIAPAAGAAALAAAIAGAGLFFWPVAREALAEPQNVLPGGAGSVPMPETLSLYLTFAVGSGAAVALASLWRILRGARLPFLTIACYAGAATVGPLALLVVAYWRVAGFDKSIPFALVAAALGLAATYAARLTRTREGEAPVLALGTGAFASAAVAALALGLTFALDKGMLTVSFALAALGTAWVGWLCRIPALRYVVGAIGALVLGRVIWDPAIAGSDLGTTPILNWLLWGYGVPAVSFGLAAVILARHRRDAITQLCESLSIVFAALLVFFQIRHALSGGDILRESSSLIEAGLMVTSSLLFSLVMVRFDTRRRDPVYRIASLAFGAFSLAISFGSLAFIDNPAFSGDAVPGGAIFNGLLLGYLIPAIAAFAVAWYARPSRPMWYVYTAAGLGLFLHLLYMLLEIRRLFQGPVLSIWRVTSETELWVYSLALLAMGVLLLAIGLLWRLRLARLLSGAYILAAVLKVFLVDMANLEGALRALSFIGLGLVLVGIGLAYQKLLLRTRPHIPVPRTEPPTPPQ